GGCGATGGTGTCGGTGACCGCCGACCAGCCGATCATCACCGGCATGCAGCCGGCCGCCCCGCCCCACACCACGTTCTGCGAGGTGCGGCGCTTGAGCACCAGGGTGTAGACGAGCACGTAGAACGCGATCGTGGCGCCGGCCAGGTGCGCCGACAGCAGGTTCGTCGTCCACCACAGGTAGAAGAACGACGTCACCGACAGCGTCAGCCCGAATACCAGCGCATGGCTGCGCGGCACCGTCGCCCGCGCCAGCGGGCGGCGCTCGGTGCGCTTCATCACCTTGTCGATGTCGGCGTCGGCGACGCAGTTGAGCGTGTTGGCACCGGCGGCCGCCAGCAGGCCCCCGACCAGGGTGTGGAAGATCAGCAGCGGATCGACCGAACCGCGGTCGGCCAACAGCATCGCCGGGATCGTGGTGACCAGCAGCAGCTCGATGACCCGCGGTTTGGTCAGCGCCAGATAACCCAGCAGCGTGGTGCGCCACCGCGGCGCCTCGTCGACGAGACTGCCGACCCGGGCCTCGCTAATGTCCACGCAGTCAACTCCTTGGGAAAACGCCGACGTCGCGGCTTCTACTACAGACGATGGTAGTCCGAGCGTCCACCGCGACGTAATCAGCCCCACGGGTCGTAGTGCGCCCCGTCACCGCACTAGGGTGGACCCATCGGATCCCCGATTAGGCCGATTCAAGGAGAACGCGCCAGTGACCACAGTCGACGAGATAGCCGCCCTGACCCGTCCCCGTCATCCGGCCGACTGGACCGACCTGGACACGGCCGCGGTGGACACGGCGCGGGTGCTCGCCGCCGACGCGGTGCAGAAGGTGGGCAACGGGCACCCCGGTACGGCGATGAGCCTGGCGCCGCTCGCCTACACCTTGTTCCAGCGGCAGCTGCGCCACGACCCCAACGATGTGCACTGGATCGGCCGGGACCGCTTCATCCTGTCGGCCGGACACTCCAGCCTGACCCTCTACATCCAGCTGTTCCTCGGCGGCTTCGGGCTGGAGCTCGACGACATCAAGGCGTTGCGGACGTGGAAGTCCAAGACCCCCGGACATCCCGAGTTCCGGCACACCCCGGGCGTGGAGATCACCACCGGCCCACTGGGCCAGGGCCTGGCCTCCGCCGTCGGCATGGCGATGGCGGCCCGCTACGAGCGCGGCCTGTTCGATCCGGACGCGGCCCCCGGCACCAGCCCGTTCGACCACTACATCTTCGTGATCGCCTCCGACGGCGACATCGAGGAGGGCGTGACCAGCGAGGCGTCGTCGCTGGCCGGCACCCAGCAACTGGGCAACCTCATCGTGTTCTACGACGCCAACCAGATCTCGATCGAGGACGACACCCAGATCGCGCTCACCGAGGACACCGCCGCGCGCTACCGGGCCTACGGCTGGCACGTCCAGGAGGTCGAGGGCGGTGAGAACGTCGTCGGCATCGAGGAGGCCATCGCCGAGGCCAAGCGGGTCACCGACAAGCCGTCGCTGATCGTGCTGCGCACGGTGATCGGCTATCCGGCGCCGAACCTGATGAACACCGGCAAGGTGCATGGCGCCGCGCTGGGCGAGGAAGAGGTCGCCGAGGTCAAGAAGATCCTCGGCTTCGACCCGGACAAGACCTTCGAGGTGCGCCCCGAGGTGCTCGAGCACACCCGCAAGCTGGTCGATCGCGGCCGCGAGGCGCACCGCAAGTGGCAGGCCGAGTTCGACGCCTGGGCGCAGCGCGAACCCGAGCGCAAGAAGCTGCTGGACCGGCTCACCGCGGGCGGACTGCCCGAGGGCTGGGATGCCGACCTGACCCACTGGGAGCCGGGCTCCAAGCCGGTGGCCACCCGTGCGGCGTTCGGCCAGGTGCTCAACGACGTCGCGCCGAAGCTGCCCGAATTGTGGGGTGGCTCAGCCGATCTCGCGGGCAGCAACAACACCACGATCAAGGGTGCGCGGTCGTTCGGGCCGCCGTCGATCTCGACCAAGGAGTTCACCGCCGACTGGTACGGCCGGGTGCTGCACTTCGGGGTGCGCGAACACGCGATGGGCGCGATCCTGTCCGGCATCGTGCTGCACGGCCCGACCCGCGCGTTCGGCGGCACGTTCCTGCA
The window above is part of the Mycolicibacterium hassiacum DSM 44199 genome. Proteins encoded here:
- a CDS encoding heme o synthase, which codes for MDISEARVGSLVDEAPRWRTTLLGYLALTKPRVIELLLVTTIPAMLLADRGSVDPLLIFHTLVGGLLAAAGANTLNCVADADIDKVMKRTERRPLARATVPRSHALVFGLTLSVTSFFYLWWTTNLLSAHLAGATIAFYVLVYTLVLKRRTSQNVVWGGAAGCMPVMIGWSAVTDTIAWPALVMFAIIFFWTPPHTWALAMKYKDDYRAAGVPMLPAVATEQQVTKQILIYTWLTVLATLALVPTTGWLYAAVALLAGAWFVVMAHQLYRGVRRGESVRPLRLFLQSNNYLAVVFLALAVDSVLALPLIP
- the tkt gene encoding transketolase; the encoded protein is MTTVDEIAALTRPRHPADWTDLDTAAVDTARVLAADAVQKVGNGHPGTAMSLAPLAYTLFQRQLRHDPNDVHWIGRDRFILSAGHSSLTLYIQLFLGGFGLELDDIKALRTWKSKTPGHPEFRHTPGVEITTGPLGQGLASAVGMAMAARYERGLFDPDAAPGTSPFDHYIFVIASDGDIEEGVTSEASSLAGTQQLGNLIVFYDANQISIEDDTQIALTEDTAARYRAYGWHVQEVEGGENVVGIEEAIAEAKRVTDKPSLIVLRTVIGYPAPNLMNTGKVHGAALGEEEVAEVKKILGFDPDKTFEVRPEVLEHTRKLVDRGREAHRKWQAEFDAWAQREPERKKLLDRLTAGGLPEGWDADLTHWEPGSKPVATRAAFGQVLNDVAPKLPELWGGSADLAGSNNTTIKGARSFGPPSISTKEFTADWYGRVLHFGVREHAMGAILSGIVLHGPTRAFGGTFLQFSDYMRPAVRLASLMNIDPIYIWTHDSIGLGEDGPTHQPIEHLAALRAIPNLAVVRPADPNETAYAWRAILERGATSGPVGFILTRQPVPVLEGTSAEGVARGGYVLGGPTDEQPDVILIGTGSELQLCVEAQKILAAKDIVARVVSMPCVEWFEAQPQEYRDSVLPPAVSARVAVEAAVAQSWYRLVGDTGEIVSIEHYGESADYKTLFREYGFTPEAVAAAAERTLEN